The following coding sequences are from one Gossypium raimondii isolate GPD5lz chromosome 4, ASM2569854v1, whole genome shotgun sequence window:
- the LOC105779436 gene encoding PP2A regulatory subunit TAP46 yields the protein MGERKVEDMSLSALFEQARKIHLTVTESGADQDLVKKGCEVLEKCEDMISKLGLFSSNETKDDISTNNLKYLLVPFYLAELTEKLAQEERIQILKISQAKLKEFISFCEAMELVPQEELEASVQGASNSFADRRALKIARFRRQRAAEAKLTEIKERKERRGRSTKAATLSTPVEVGEDDLLDDDGEEEREAWLTTISLAICKAFDLLEMLKKEEEMLSAIKEKQLKDGEKEFSQAILDDRTKKAEAWHRDAAARARYTQPAAPITCATFAQDVIEGRANVSQAHDHKHQPMIFGPQSLIGGSLTSERERMAAQVFQPAYRMPTISIEEAGLREMEMMNKWQERNAKMFEEANSAWYKDKPKMGPSEDDEDDDAAQEKARAWDDWKDDNPRGAGNKKLTPCG from the exons ATGGGTGAACGCAAAGTGGAGGATATGTCGTTGTCAGCTCTCTTCGAACAAGCTCGTAAGATCCATCTTACGGTCACGGAGTCCGGTGCTGATCAG GATCTGGTAAAGAAAGGATGCGAGGTGCTGGAGAAGTGCGAGGACATGATAAGCAAGCTAGGGCTTTTCTCATCCAATGAGACCAAAGATGATATCAGCACCAACAATCTCAAGTACCTTCTG GTACCGTTTTATCTGGCAGAGCTGACGGAAAAGCTTGCGCAGGAGGAAAGGATTCAGATTCTCAAGATTTCGCAAGCTAAATTGAAG GAATTCATTTCATTTTGTGAAGCAATGGAACTTGTACCACAGGAAGAGTTGGAAGCTTCTGTGCAAGGAGCTTCAAATTCTTTTGCTGACCGAAGAGCTTTGAAG ATTGCTCGTTTTAGACGCCAAAGGGCTGCAGAGGCAAAACTTACAGAAATAAAGGAGCGGAAGGAGCGGCGTGGACGTTCAACAAAAGCAGCTACCTTATCCACTCCTGTGGAGGTTGGAGAGGATGATCTGCTTGATGATGATGGGGAGGAGGAACGAGAG GCTTGGCTTACTACTATCTCATTGGCTATTTGTAAG GCTTTTGATCTGCTTGAAATGCTGAAGAAGGAAGAGGAAATGCTTTCTGCAATAAAGGAGAAACAGCTCAAG GATGGGGAAAAGGAATTTTCTCAGGCTATCCTTGATGATCGCACCAAGAAAGCAGAGGCATGGCATCGTGATGCTGCAGCTCGTGCACGGTATACTCAACCTGCGGCACCTATTACTTGTGCTACATTTGCTCAAGATGTTATTGAAGGAAGGGCAAATGTATCGCAAGCACATGACCACAAACACCAGCCAATGATCTTTGGACCACAAAGCCTTATAGGTGGGAGCCTAACAAGTGAAAGGGAAAGGATGGCAGCACAAGTTTTCCAACCTGCTTATCG GATGCCAACTATAAGCATCGAGGAAGCTGGTCTGAGGGAGATGGAAATGATGAATAAGTGGCAGGAGAGGAATGCAAAAATGTTTGAAGAAGCTAACTCAGCATGGTACAAGGACAAACCAAAGATGGGACCAAGTGAAGATGATGAAGACGATGATGCCGCCCAAGAGAAGGCACGAGCATGGGATGACTGGAAAGATGACAATCCTCGAGGTGCAGGCAATAAAAAGCTTACTCCCTGCGGGTGA
- the LOC105778723 gene encoding protein JINGUBANG — translation MLFLLFCISYIRNMSDHQFCCSSYESQRSLPSVPCITSQLHLQHYYLSNIQHHCLTTLKGHTSYVSSLAFDGKFLYTGSSDKEIRLWKCNDLNSDFEFENLTNNIVVMGKGAVKSLIVLADKLFSAHQDHKIRVWKINNDGPDNQNYTRLATLPTLSDRASKLLQPKNHVQIRRHKTCTWVHHVDTVSALALSRDETLLYSVSWDRTLKIWRTSDFKCLESVTNAHDDAINAVALSDDGDVYTGSTDKKIKVWRKIPGDKNHSLVTTLEKHNSGINALAISLDGSTLYSGASDRSIVVWEKDDGGDGMAVAGALRGHTKSILCLAVVSDLVCSGSADKTIRIWRRGVDGNYSCLAVLEGHEGPVKCLAGAVDRSSRCDTSYVIYSGSLDCDIKVWQIIAPLPYGDLES, via the coding sequence atgctttttcttcttttctgtaTATCTTATATAAGAAATATGTCAGACCATCAATTTTGTTGTTCAAGTTATGAATCTCAGCGAAGCCTCCCATCAGTTCCTTGCATCACTTCCCAACTTCACCTGCAACACTACTATCTTTCCAACATCCAACACCACTGCCTCACCACTCTAAAAGGCCACACCTCCTATGTCTCCTCTCTCGCCTTCGACGGAAAGTTCCTTTACACAGGCTCTTCTGATAAGGAAATTCGATTATGGAAGTGCAACGATCTCAACtctgattttgaatttgaaaatttaaccaATAACATAGTGGTTATGGGAAAGGGTGCTGTGAAGTCCTTGATAGTATTAGCTGATAAACTCTTCAGTGCTCACCAAGATCACAAGATACGGGTGTGGAAAATCAATAATGATGGCCCTGATAACCAAAACTACACTCGGCTGGCAACGTTGCCGACATTAAGTGACCGCGCCTCAAAGCTTCTCCAGCCCAAGAATCATGTTCAAATCCGAAGACACAAGACATGCACCTGGGTCCATCATGTAGATACAGTATCTGCACTGGCTTTATCCAGAGATGAGACCCTGCTTTATTCTGTTTCCTGGGACAGGACACTCAAAATCTGGAGAACCAGTGATTTCAAATGCTTGGAATCAGTAACAAATGCTCATGACGATGCAATAAACGCAGTGGCATTATCCGATGACGGTGATGTTTACACAGGATCAACTGACAAGAAAATCAAGGTGTGGAGGAAAATCCCAGGAGACAAGAACCATTCTCTTGTTACTACACTAGAAAAGCATAATTCGGGGATCAATGCTTTAGCTATAAGTCTTGATGGGTCTACTTTGTACTCCGGTGCCAGTGACAGGTCCATAGTTGTCTGGGAGAAGGACGATGGTGGCGATGGCATGGCAGTGGCTGGTGCCCTTAGGGGGCATACAAAGTCTATATTGTGTTTGGCTGTAGTGTCGGACTTAGTTTGCAGTGGTTCAGCAGATAAAACAATCAGAATCTGGAGGAGAGGGGTGGACGGAAATTACTCGTGTTTGGCAGTCTTGGAAGGGCATGAAGGCCCCGTTAAGTGCTTAGCTGGAGCGGTTGATCGTTCCAGCCGTTGCGATACATCCTATGTTATTTATAGCGGAAGCTTGGACTGTGACATCAAGGTGTGGCAGATTATTGCTCCCCTTCCCTATGGAGATCTtgaatcttga
- the LOC105780758 gene encoding uncharacterized protein LOC105780758, translated as MFYRCKILNVNFPSSMSLGTFVKHLPFSIPKTSLPPQRLNFKSLTTTTTCVTRSSSYFETLNSRQKDQIHLYVDALLQWNQKMNLTAVNEVNEVMERHIEDSLAIIPPIQNSYISSCNNSFDNLRIVDVGSGAGLPGLVLAVACPGWEVTLVESMNKRCLFLEHAVSLIGLSNVQVVRERAEKLGQDSNFRERFDVAVARAVAEMKVLAEYCLPLVRVGGLFVAAKGHNPQDEVKSAERATKLMGASVLQLCSVESHSPHGQRTAIICLKNRPTPRKYPRDPGTPTKEPL; from the exons ATGTTTTATCGTTGCAAAATCCTCAACGTTAACTTCCCATCATCTATGTCTCTGGGAACTTTCGTCAAACACCTTCCATTTTCCATACCTAAAACCTCACTTCCTCCTCAAAGACTCAACTTTAAATCTCTAACCACCACCACTACCTGCGTAACACGCAGCTCTTCCTATTTTGAAACCTTAAACTCCCGCCAAAAGGACCAGATTCATCTCTACGTAGACGCTTTACTTCAATGGAACCAG AAGATGAATCTCACCGCTGTCAATGAAGTTAATGAAGTAATGGAAAGGCACATTGAAGATTCCCTAGCAATTATCCCTCCTATACAAAACTCTTATATCTCAAGCTGTAACAATTCATTTGACAACCTTAGGATTGTTGATGTTGGAAGTGGTGCGGGGCTTCCTGGCTTGGTTTTAGCTGTTGCTTGTCCAG GTTGGGAAGTAACATTGGTTGAATCTATGAACAAGCGATGTCTTTTCTTGGAACATGCAGTGAGTCTTATCGGTTTGTCCAATGTTCAGGTTGTGAGAGAAAGAGCAGAG AAATTGGGGCAGGATTCCAACTTTAGGGAGAGATTTGATGTTGCAGTGGCCAGGGCAGTTGCAGAGATGAAAGTTTTGG cTGAATACTGCCTTCCTCTTGTTCGTGTTGGTGGCTTGTTTGTAGCTGCAAAAGGTCATAATCCTCAA GATGAAGTTAAAAGTGCAGAGAGAGCAACCAAATTGATGGGTGCTTCGGTATTGCAACTCTGCTCAG TGGAATCACACAGCCCACATGGACAGAGAACTGCTATCATTTGCTTAAAAAATCGCCCCACACCAAGAAAATATCCACGTGATCCAGGTACACCAACAAAAGAACCACTCTAA